A stretch of the Solanum dulcamara chromosome 6, daSolDulc1.2, whole genome shotgun sequence genome encodes the following:
- the LOC129892759 gene encoding uncharacterized protein LOC129892759, translated as MDVIGPIKPSTSNGHRFILVAIDYFNKWVEVFSHKSVIKKVVTDFVRNNIVCRFGIPNSIITHNGDNLNSGLMHEICEKFQIIHHNSTPYRPQMTGAVEAANKNIKIILRKMIDNYKHLHENLPFSLIGYRTTIRTSTGETPYLLVYGTEGVLPMEVEIPSLRIIQEAELSDAKWIQSRYE; from the coding sequence ATGGATGTCATCGGTCCTATTAAGCCATCCACATCAAATGGACACAGGTTCATTTTGGTAGCTATTGATTACTTCAATAAATGGGTAGAAGTATTTTCACATAAGTCTGTGATAAAGAAGGTGGTGACAGATTTTGTTCGCAATAACATAGTTTGTAGATTTGGCATCCCCAATTCAATTATAACACATAATGGAGATAATCTCAATAGTGGTTTGATGCATGAGATATGTGAGAAGTTCCAAATTATTCACCACAATTCCACTCCTTATCGACCTCAGATGACTGGAGCAGTTGAGGCTGCCaacaagaatatcaaaataatattacGGAAGATGATTGATAATTACAAGCATTTGCACGAGAATTTGCCATTTTCCCTCATCGGCTATCGCACCACAATTAGGACTTCAACTGGGGAAACACCTTATCTTTTGGTTTATGGAACAGAAGGAGTATTACCAATGGAAGTTGAGATACCATCCTTGAGAATAATCCAAGAAGCTGAGTTGAGTGATGCCAAATGGATACAAAGCCGATATGAATAG